From Cygnus olor isolate bCygOlo1 chromosome 7, bCygOlo1.pri.v2, whole genome shotgun sequence, a single genomic window includes:
- the CPN1 gene encoding carboxypeptidase N catalytic chain: MARGLRPLAGALLLLEVAAAVSFVHHRYEEMVQALFRVQSECPYVTRVYSIGRSVEGRHLYVLEFSDYPGIHEPLEPEFKYVGNMHGNEVLGRELLLQLSEFLCEEYRRGSERVTRLLHDTRIHIMPSMNPDGYEVAAKQGPDSIGYLTGRNNANGVDLNRNFPDLNTFMYYSGEISGPNHHIPLPDNWKSQVEPETLAVIQWIGSYNFVLSANLHGGAVVANYPYDKSQDQRFRSHRRTVNTPTPDDKLFQKLAKTYSYAHGWMHRGWNCGDYFADGITNGASWYSLSKGMQDFNYLYTNCFEITLELSCNKFPPEKDLERQWMANREALVAFIEEIHQGIKGMVSDENNNGIAGAVISVQGISHDVTSGDMGDYFRLLLPGTYTVTASAEGYQPQTVTTTVGPAEPSLVHFQLKQDVVRKPPERKASGTRTNNKTLQKKVVPRATRRGTQR; this comes from the exons ATGGCGCGGGGGCTGCGGCCGCTGGCGGGGGCGCTGCTCCTGCTCGAGGTGGCGGCCGCCGTCAGCTTCGTCCACCACCGCTACGAGGAGATGGTGCAGGCCCTGTTCCGCGTGCAGAGCGAGTGTCCCTATGTCACCCGCGTCTACAGCATCGGCCGCAGCGTCGAGGGCCGGCACCTCTACGTGCTGGAGTTCAGCGACTACCCCGGCATCCACGAGCCCC TGGAGCCGGAGTTCAAGTACGTCGGGAACATGCACGGGAACGAGGTGCTGGGCcgcgagctgctgctgcagctctccgaGTTCCTGTGCGAGGAGTACCGCCGGGGCAGCGAGCGTGTCACCCGCCTCCTCCACGACACGCGCATCCACATCATGCCCTCCATGAACCCCGACGGGTACGAAGTGGCTGCCAAGCAG GGCCCAGACAGCATCGGGTACTTGACGGGGAGGAACAACGCCAACGGAGTGGACTTGAACCGCAACTTTCCTGACCTCAACACGTTCATGTACTACAGCGGGGAAATCAGCGGGCCGAATCACCACATCCCGCTGCCTGACAACTGGAAAAGCCAG GTGGAGCCAGAGACATTGGCTGTGATTCAGTGGATCGGCAGCTACAATTTCGTGCTGTCGGCCAACCTGCACGGCGGAGCGGTGGTGGCAAACTACCCCTACGACAAATCTCAGGACCAGCGGTTCAGGAGCCACCGGCGCACGGTCAACACTCCCACCCCTGACGACAAGTTGTTCCAGAAG CTGGCCAAGACGTACTCGTATGCCCACGGCTGGATGCACCGCGGCTGGAACTGTGGGGACTACTTCGCCGATGGCATCACGAATGGGGCGTCCTGGTACTCGCTCAGCAAAG GCATGCAAGACTTCAATTACCTCTACACCAACTGCTTTGAAATCACcctggagctgagctgcaaTAAGTTTCCCcccgagaaggacctggagcGGCAGTGGATGGCCAACCGGGAGGCGCTTGTTGCTTTCATCGAAGAG ATTCACCAGGGCATCAAAGGGATGGTGTCAGACGAGAACAACAACGGCATTGCAGGAGCAGTCATTTCTGTCCAGGGAATCAGCCATGACGTTACCTCCG GCGATATGGGGGATTATTTCCGGCTGCTGCTACCTGGCACTTACACTGTCACAGCCTCTGCAGAGGGCTACCAGCCCCAGACAGTGACAACAACAGTGGGCCCAGCTGAACCTTCACTG GTGCATTTCCAGCTCAAACAAGATGTGGTGAGGAAGCCCCCGGAGCGTAAAGCTTCAGGCACACGCACGAACAATAAAACCCTTCAGAAGAAGGTAGTGCCAAGAGCCACGCGCCGGGGGACCCAGAGATGA
- the ENTPD1 gene encoding ectonucleoside triphosphate diphosphohydrolase 1 isoform X1 → MDEPKVTGTKPKMSWTRKILLVLGFLSTLAAIALITVAVTQNQPLPKNTKYGIVLDAGSSHTNLYVYEWPAEKENDTGVVQQVEVCKVEGPGISGYSHDTENAGHSLQQCLRQAQGVIPSKQHQETPVYLGATAGMRLLSLENKNAADKVLSSVEKTLRSAPFNFQGARIISGQEEGAYGWITINYLLGNFKQSGWTKLLHSLKSVSETSGALDLGGASTQITFVPDESPSESPENLLYFRLYGKDYRVYTHSFLCYGKDQALQQKLARDLQSTESSSILDPCFHQGYQRTINISDLFKNPCTSVEKKQFPFSELYVVGEGNYEKCRRSIQNLFNKTSCPYSSCSFNGIYLPPLQGDFGAFSAFYFVMNFLNLTNENPFALDKVASAVQSFCARPWHEVKQAYHQIKEKYLSEYCFSGAYILSLLENGYEFTKENWQRIHFLGKIGSSDAGWTLGYMLNLTNMIPAEEPAAPPLSHGSYVGLMVLCSLVLVSVLVLAWLLFHKPKCLQKGIV, encoded by the exons TCACAGGTACCAAACCAAAGATGTCCTGGACAAGAAAGATTCTACTCGTCCTGGGATTCCTCTCTACTTTGGCTGCAATTGCTTTAATTACTGTAGCAGTGACCCAAAACCAGCCACTTCCGAAGAATACTAAG TATGGGATCGTGCTGGACGCAGGGTCATCCCACACTAACCTGTACGTGTACGAGTGGCCAGCGGAGAAGGAGAACGACACCGGGGTGGTGCAGCAGGTGGAGGTGTGTAAAGTCGAAG GCCCTGGGATCTCAGGTTACTCACATGACACGGAGAACGCAGGCCACTCTCTGCAACAGTGTCTCCGACAAGCACAGGGTGTGATTCCCTCAAAGCAGCACCAGGAGACCCCCGTCTACCTCGGAGCAACTGCCGGCATGCGGCTCCTCAG CTTggagaataaaaatgcagctgacAAAGTCTTGTCCTCAGTAGAGAAGACGCTGCGGTCAGCTCCCTTCAACTTCCAGGGTGCCAGAATCATCAGCGGTCAGGAAGAAGGAGCCTATGGATGGATCACCATTAACTACCTGCTGGGTAACTTCAAGCAG tctggcTGGACAAAACTTCTACATTCCCTGAAATCCGTAAGTGAGACATCGGGAGCATTAGACCTTGGAGGAGCTTCAACACAGATTACTTTTGTACCAGATGAAAGCCCTTCTGAGTCCCCAGAGAACCTGCTGTATTTCCGCCTCTATGGCAAAGATTACCGAGTGTACACGCACAGCTTCCTCTGCTACGGGAAGGACCAGGCTCTGCAACAGAAACTGGCCAGGGACCTACAG agcacagagagcagcagcatccttgATCCATGCTTTCACCAAGGGTATCAGAGAACTATAAATATCAGTGACCTCTTCAAAAACCCTTGTACTTCAGTCgagaaaaagcaatttccttTCAGCGAGCTGTACGTTGTGGGAGAGGGGAATTATGAAAAGTGTCGAAGAAGCATCCAGAATCTCTTTAACAAAACCAGCTGTCCTTACTCCAGCTGCTCCTTCAATGGGATATACCTACCTCCGTTACAGGGGGACTTCGGG gctttttctgctttctacttTGTGATGAACTTCTTGAACCTGACAAACGAAAACCCCTTTGCCCTGGACAAAGTGGCCAGTGCTGTTCAGAGCTTCTGCGCCCGGCCGTGGCACGAG GTAAAGCAAGCATATCACCAGATAAAAGAGAAGTACCTGAGTGAATATTGCTTCTCTGGGGCCTACATCCTCTCTCTCCTGGAAAATGGCTATGAATTCACTAAAGAGAACTGGCAAAGGATCCACTTCCTTGGAAAG ATCGGCAGCAGCGATGCAGGCTGGACCCTGGGCTACATGCTGAACCTGACCAACATGATCCCTGCGGAGGAGCCCGCTGCACCCCCTCTTTCCCACGGCAGCTACGTGGGGCTGATGGTGCTGTGCTCCCTCGTGCTGGTATCCGTGCTCGTGCTTGCCTGGCTTCTCTTCCACAAGCCCAAGTGCCTGCAGAAGGGGATTGTTTAG
- the ENTPD1 gene encoding ectonucleoside triphosphate diphosphohydrolase 1 isoform X2, protein MPFTGTKPKMSWTRKILLVLGFLSTLAAIALITVAVTQNQPLPKNTKYGIVLDAGSSHTNLYVYEWPAEKENDTGVVQQVEVCKVEGPGISGYSHDTENAGHSLQQCLRQAQGVIPSKQHQETPVYLGATAGMRLLSLENKNAADKVLSSVEKTLRSAPFNFQGARIISGQEEGAYGWITINYLLGNFKQSGWTKLLHSLKSVSETSGALDLGGASTQITFVPDESPSESPENLLYFRLYGKDYRVYTHSFLCYGKDQALQQKLARDLQSTESSSILDPCFHQGYQRTINISDLFKNPCTSVEKKQFPFSELYVVGEGNYEKCRRSIQNLFNKTSCPYSSCSFNGIYLPPLQGDFGAFSAFYFVMNFLNLTNENPFALDKVASAVQSFCARPWHEVKQAYHQIKEKYLSEYCFSGAYILSLLENGYEFTKENWQRIHFLGKIGSSDAGWTLGYMLNLTNMIPAEEPAAPPLSHGSYVGLMVLCSLVLVSVLVLAWLLFHKPKCLQKGIV, encoded by the exons ATGCCAT TCACAGGTACCAAACCAAAGATGTCCTGGACAAGAAAGATTCTACTCGTCCTGGGATTCCTCTCTACTTTGGCTGCAATTGCTTTAATTACTGTAGCAGTGACCCAAAACCAGCCACTTCCGAAGAATACTAAG TATGGGATCGTGCTGGACGCAGGGTCATCCCACACTAACCTGTACGTGTACGAGTGGCCAGCGGAGAAGGAGAACGACACCGGGGTGGTGCAGCAGGTGGAGGTGTGTAAAGTCGAAG GCCCTGGGATCTCAGGTTACTCACATGACACGGAGAACGCAGGCCACTCTCTGCAACAGTGTCTCCGACAAGCACAGGGTGTGATTCCCTCAAAGCAGCACCAGGAGACCCCCGTCTACCTCGGAGCAACTGCCGGCATGCGGCTCCTCAG CTTggagaataaaaatgcagctgacAAAGTCTTGTCCTCAGTAGAGAAGACGCTGCGGTCAGCTCCCTTCAACTTCCAGGGTGCCAGAATCATCAGCGGTCAGGAAGAAGGAGCCTATGGATGGATCACCATTAACTACCTGCTGGGTAACTTCAAGCAG tctggcTGGACAAAACTTCTACATTCCCTGAAATCCGTAAGTGAGACATCGGGAGCATTAGACCTTGGAGGAGCTTCAACACAGATTACTTTTGTACCAGATGAAAGCCCTTCTGAGTCCCCAGAGAACCTGCTGTATTTCCGCCTCTATGGCAAAGATTACCGAGTGTACACGCACAGCTTCCTCTGCTACGGGAAGGACCAGGCTCTGCAACAGAAACTGGCCAGGGACCTACAG agcacagagagcagcagcatccttgATCCATGCTTTCACCAAGGGTATCAGAGAACTATAAATATCAGTGACCTCTTCAAAAACCCTTGTACTTCAGTCgagaaaaagcaatttccttTCAGCGAGCTGTACGTTGTGGGAGAGGGGAATTATGAAAAGTGTCGAAGAAGCATCCAGAATCTCTTTAACAAAACCAGCTGTCCTTACTCCAGCTGCTCCTTCAATGGGATATACCTACCTCCGTTACAGGGGGACTTCGGG gctttttctgctttctacttTGTGATGAACTTCTTGAACCTGACAAACGAAAACCCCTTTGCCCTGGACAAAGTGGCCAGTGCTGTTCAGAGCTTCTGCGCCCGGCCGTGGCACGAG GTAAAGCAAGCATATCACCAGATAAAAGAGAAGTACCTGAGTGAATATTGCTTCTCTGGGGCCTACATCCTCTCTCTCCTGGAAAATGGCTATGAATTCACTAAAGAGAACTGGCAAAGGATCCACTTCCTTGGAAAG ATCGGCAGCAGCGATGCAGGCTGGACCCTGGGCTACATGCTGAACCTGACCAACATGATCCCTGCGGAGGAGCCCGCTGCACCCCCTCTTTCCCACGGCAGCTACGTGGGGCTGATGGTGCTGTGCTCCCTCGTGCTGGTATCCGTGCTCGTGCTTGCCTGGCTTCTCTTCCACAAGCCCAAGTGCCTGCAGAAGGGGATTGTTTAG
- the ENTPD1 gene encoding ectonucleoside triphosphate diphosphohydrolase 1 isoform X3 produces the protein MSWTRKILLVLGFLSTLAAIALITVAVTQNQPLPKNTKYGIVLDAGSSHTNLYVYEWPAEKENDTGVVQQVEVCKVEGPGISGYSHDTENAGHSLQQCLRQAQGVIPSKQHQETPVYLGATAGMRLLSLENKNAADKVLSSVEKTLRSAPFNFQGARIISGQEEGAYGWITINYLLGNFKQSGWTKLLHSLKSVSETSGALDLGGASTQITFVPDESPSESPENLLYFRLYGKDYRVYTHSFLCYGKDQALQQKLARDLQSTESSSILDPCFHQGYQRTINISDLFKNPCTSVEKKQFPFSELYVVGEGNYEKCRRSIQNLFNKTSCPYSSCSFNGIYLPPLQGDFGAFSAFYFVMNFLNLTNENPFALDKVASAVQSFCARPWHEVKQAYHQIKEKYLSEYCFSGAYILSLLENGYEFTKENWQRIHFLGKIGSSDAGWTLGYMLNLTNMIPAEEPAAPPLSHGSYVGLMVLCSLVLVSVLVLAWLLFHKPKCLQKGIV, from the exons ATGTCCTGGACAAGAAAGATTCTACTCGTCCTGGGATTCCTCTCTACTTTGGCTGCAATTGCTTTAATTACTGTAGCAGTGACCCAAAACCAGCCACTTCCGAAGAATACTAAG TATGGGATCGTGCTGGACGCAGGGTCATCCCACACTAACCTGTACGTGTACGAGTGGCCAGCGGAGAAGGAGAACGACACCGGGGTGGTGCAGCAGGTGGAGGTGTGTAAAGTCGAAG GCCCTGGGATCTCAGGTTACTCACATGACACGGAGAACGCAGGCCACTCTCTGCAACAGTGTCTCCGACAAGCACAGGGTGTGATTCCCTCAAAGCAGCACCAGGAGACCCCCGTCTACCTCGGAGCAACTGCCGGCATGCGGCTCCTCAG CTTggagaataaaaatgcagctgacAAAGTCTTGTCCTCAGTAGAGAAGACGCTGCGGTCAGCTCCCTTCAACTTCCAGGGTGCCAGAATCATCAGCGGTCAGGAAGAAGGAGCCTATGGATGGATCACCATTAACTACCTGCTGGGTAACTTCAAGCAG tctggcTGGACAAAACTTCTACATTCCCTGAAATCCGTAAGTGAGACATCGGGAGCATTAGACCTTGGAGGAGCTTCAACACAGATTACTTTTGTACCAGATGAAAGCCCTTCTGAGTCCCCAGAGAACCTGCTGTATTTCCGCCTCTATGGCAAAGATTACCGAGTGTACACGCACAGCTTCCTCTGCTACGGGAAGGACCAGGCTCTGCAACAGAAACTGGCCAGGGACCTACAG agcacagagagcagcagcatccttgATCCATGCTTTCACCAAGGGTATCAGAGAACTATAAATATCAGTGACCTCTTCAAAAACCCTTGTACTTCAGTCgagaaaaagcaatttccttTCAGCGAGCTGTACGTTGTGGGAGAGGGGAATTATGAAAAGTGTCGAAGAAGCATCCAGAATCTCTTTAACAAAACCAGCTGTCCTTACTCCAGCTGCTCCTTCAATGGGATATACCTACCTCCGTTACAGGGGGACTTCGGG gctttttctgctttctacttTGTGATGAACTTCTTGAACCTGACAAACGAAAACCCCTTTGCCCTGGACAAAGTGGCCAGTGCTGTTCAGAGCTTCTGCGCCCGGCCGTGGCACGAG GTAAAGCAAGCATATCACCAGATAAAAGAGAAGTACCTGAGTGAATATTGCTTCTCTGGGGCCTACATCCTCTCTCTCCTGGAAAATGGCTATGAATTCACTAAAGAGAACTGGCAAAGGATCCACTTCCTTGGAAAG ATCGGCAGCAGCGATGCAGGCTGGACCCTGGGCTACATGCTGAACCTGACCAACATGATCCCTGCGGAGGAGCCCGCTGCACCCCCTCTTTCCCACGGCAGCTACGTGGGGCTGATGGTGCTGTGCTCCCTCGTGCTGGTATCCGTGCTCGTGCTTGCCTGGCTTCTCTTCCACAAGCCCAAGTGCCTGCAGAAGGGGATTGTTTAG